In the genome of cyanobacterium endosymbiont of Braarudosphaera bigelowii, one region contains:
- the rpsF gene encoding 30S ribosomal protein S6, with product MSQNYEMIYILRPDLSEEQANQAVTKYQDFLIKNGAVDIEVKVWGKRRLAYPIQKKLDGIYVQFNYKADGTQIEPLERIMRLEEDVLRYLTIKVEEDLTKQTSELDSNESNSEITEKQEEAEDIKSKASESEATETKIVELIDSEG from the coding sequence ATGAGTCAAAACTATGAAATGATTTATATCTTACGACCTGATTTATCTGAAGAGCAGGCAAATCAGGCAGTAACTAAATACCAAGACTTTCTAATTAAAAACGGTGCTGTTGATATCGAGGTGAAAGTTTGGGGAAAGCGTCGTCTTGCTTATCCTATTCAGAAAAAACTTGATGGTATATATGTTCAGTTTAACTATAAAGCTGATGGTACGCAGATTGAACCTTTAGAAAGGATAATGCGTTTAGAGGAAGATGTATTACGCTATCTTACAATTAAGGTAGAAGAAGATTTAACCAAACAAACTTCTGAACTTGATAGTAATGAGTCTAATTCTGAGATTACAGAAAAACAAGAAGAGGCAGAAGATATCAAATCCAAAGCTTCTGAATCTGAAGCTACTGAAACAAAAATAGTAGAATTAATAGACTCTGAAGGATAA
- the sppA gene encoding signal peptide peptidase SppA — MIWPFKPRTSKQIARIEIKGVINSETRKFLLEALETVREKKFPALLLRIDSPGGTVGDSQEIYEALKKLQKKVKIVATFGNISASGGVYISMGAPHIMSNPGTITGSIGVILRGNNFKELLDRVGVSFQVVKSGPYKDILSFDRKLTTEEEKILQEMIDTSYQQFVTTISKERNLDINKTKSFADGRIFTGQQALELGMVDRLGTEEDARCWAAELVGLDPEKTKCFTIEEPKPFLNRIFFKNKNQSRFLLFSDRIEFELKTSGQLLWLYHP, encoded by the coding sequence ATGATTTGGCCATTTAAACCTAGAACTAGTAAACAAATTGCTCGCATTGAAATTAAAGGAGTAATAAATTCTGAAACCCGTAAGTTTTTACTGGAAGCTTTAGAAACAGTTAGAGAAAAAAAATTTCCTGCTTTATTATTGCGTATTGATTCTCCAGGAGGAACAGTTGGTGACTCTCAAGAAATTTATGAAGCTCTCAAAAAATTACAGAAAAAGGTTAAGATTGTAGCAACTTTTGGTAATATTTCAGCTTCTGGAGGGGTATACATAAGCATGGGAGCGCCACATATAATGTCTAACCCTGGAACTATTACTGGAAGCATTGGAGTTATTTTAAGAGGTAACAATTTTAAAGAACTATTAGATAGAGTTGGAGTCTCTTTCCAAGTTGTTAAATCTGGACCTTACAAAGATATTTTATCTTTTGACCGAAAATTAACTACTGAAGAGGAAAAAATTCTTCAAGAAATGATTGATACTAGTTATCAACAGTTTGTAACAACTATATCTAAGGAACGTAATTTAGATATAAATAAGACAAAAAGCTTTGCTGATGGTCGTATTTTTACAGGACAACAAGCGCTAGAATTAGGAATGGTAGATCGTTTAGGAACTGAGGAAGATGCTCGATGCTGGGCTGCAGAACTTGTTGGGTTAGATCCCGAAAAAACTAAGTGCTTCACCATTGAAGAACCAAAACCATTTTTGAACCGTATATTCTTTAAGAACAAAAATCAGTCAAGATTTCTATTATTTAGTGATCGTATAGAGTTCGAACTTAAGACTAGTGGACAACTTTTATGGCTATATCATCCATAA
- a CDS encoding Tic20 family protein yields MTWRGSVSIPDRIFGIIVYCFAIYDTLFFGSFLLQQFPAFGFFCFPALPVELSYGLLASLLGPLGSFASFAVFIILFAAVVRNEKISHFIRYNTMQSILISISLALARIVMQYVLIPTLGHSGLFIETFYSLIFLGGLVASYYSMVQSVLGRYAEIPTISEAAYSRIR; encoded by the coding sequence ATGACATGGCGTGGATCAGTAAGTATACCGGACCGTATTTTTGGAATAATAGTCTATTGCTTTGCCATTTATGACACTTTATTTTTTGGAAGCTTCTTATTACAACAGTTTCCTGCTTTTGGTTTTTTCTGTTTTCCTGCTTTACCAGTAGAATTAAGCTATGGACTTCTTGCATCATTACTAGGGCCTCTCGGAAGTTTTGCTAGCTTTGCAGTATTTATTATACTTTTCGCAGCAGTTGTAAGAAATGAAAAAATTAGTCATTTTATTCGTTACAATACAATGCAATCTATTCTGATATCAATTTCATTAGCGTTAGCAAGAATTGTAATGCAATATGTTCTAATCCCTACCTTGGGACATAGTGGGTTATTTATAGAAACTTTTTATAGTCTTATCTTTTTAGGTGGTCTTGTTGCTTCCTATTATTCTATGGTTCAAAGTGTATTAGGTCGATATGCAGAAATTCCTACTATTTCTGAAGCTGCGTATTCGCGTATTCGGTGA
- a CDS encoding ABC1 kinase family protein — translation MFSLTQTSARQREIIEVVLSNGWEYMRGLLTAGKTENPQIPTPEVLRNILIELGPFYVKLGQLLSTRPDILSPNYIQALTALQSNVSSVPWKEIEIVLNRQLSKPIKAIFSNIEKKPIAAGSIGQIHRGILLNGEEVAIKIQRPNIDKIVQQDITLIKGIAELVSLTEFGKNFDIPKLADEFCEAIESELDFTKEASYTDTIRNNLSSSIWFDANEIATPKVYWDITTEKILVLEWLHGKPILEADLSIPKSLKSTEERRKEITTLLFRAFFQQIYVDGFFHADPHPGNLFYLNNGRVAIIDCGMVGKIDSHTQKILIELLLAIFDLDAQGCAQLTFKLSESDKVDNLSRLKSDYEKILKKYHNLNLSQFNFSEVVYEILQIARKNKLKIPGNLGLYAKCLGNLEGTARQFNPSINLFDEINPLMTNLFYRQLVGDTPLQTGLRTILDLKSIYLKTPRRIETLLDRLSSETFNWNIRLRELEPLRRSIDASANRLSFSIVLGSLIMGAAIISVGSSTQQLSIISSVLFASASILGVWLIISILRSGRLK, via the coding sequence ATGTTTTCTTTGACTCAAACTAGTGCTCGTCAACGAGAAATTATTGAAGTTGTACTTAGTAATGGCTGGGAATATATGAGAGGATTATTAACAGCTGGTAAAACAGAAAATCCTCAGATTCCTACTCCGGAAGTATTACGAAATATATTAATAGAACTGGGTCCTTTTTATGTAAAACTAGGACAACTTTTAAGTACACGTCCTGATATTCTTTCTCCCAACTATATTCAGGCCTTAACTGCCTTACAATCTAATGTTTCTTCAGTTCCCTGGAAAGAAATCGAAATAGTTTTAAATAGACAATTATCAAAACCTATAAAAGCTATATTTAGTAATATTGAAAAAAAACCTATTGCGGCTGGTTCTATTGGACAGATTCATCGTGGAATTCTTCTTAATGGAGAAGAAGTAGCTATTAAGATTCAACGTCCAAATATTGACAAGATAGTACAGCAAGATATTACCTTAATCAAAGGTATTGCTGAATTAGTTTCATTAACAGAATTTGGCAAAAATTTCGATATTCCAAAACTTGCTGATGAATTTTGTGAAGCTATTGAGTCTGAATTAGACTTTACAAAGGAAGCAAGTTATACAGATACTATCCGTAATAATTTATCATCAAGTATCTGGTTTGATGCTAATGAAATAGCAACACCTAAAGTATATTGGGACATAACAACAGAAAAAATTTTAGTTTTAGAATGGTTGCATGGAAAACCTATATTAGAAGCTGATCTAAGTATACCTAAATCTCTTAAGTCTACTGAAGAAAGAAGAAAAGAGATTACTACTTTACTATTTAGAGCTTTTTTTCAGCAAATCTATGTTGATGGATTTTTTCATGCAGATCCTCATCCTGGTAATCTATTCTATTTAAACAATGGTAGAGTAGCTATTATTGATTGTGGAATGGTAGGAAAAATTGATTCGCACACTCAAAAAATATTAATAGAATTATTATTAGCAATTTTTGATTTAGATGCTCAAGGATGTGCTCAATTAACATTTAAGTTATCAGAATCAGATAAGGTAGATAACTTATCAAGATTAAAGAGTGATTACGAGAAAATTTTAAAAAAGTACCATAACTTAAATCTTTCTCAATTTAATTTTAGTGAGGTTGTATATGAAATATTACAAATTGCACGTAAAAATAAATTAAAAATTCCGGGAAATTTAGGACTGTACGCGAAATGTTTAGGAAATTTAGAAGGTACAGCAAGACAATTTAATCCATCTATTAATCTCTTTGACGAAATAAATCCGCTAATGACTAATTTATTTTATCGTCAATTAGTAGGAGATACACCTCTGCAAACTGGATTAAGAACAATTTTAGATTTAAAGTCTATTTATCTAAAGACCCCACGACGAATAGAAACCTTATTAGATAGATTATCATCAGAAACTTTCAACTGGAATATAAGATTACGGGAATTAGAACCTTTACGACGTAGTATAGATGCCTCAGCAAATAGACTTTCGTTTAGTATAGTTTTAGGATCTTTAATAATGGGAGCTGCAATTATCTCTGTTGGTTCTTCAACGCAACAATTATCTATTATAAGCAGTGTTTTATTTGCTTCAGCAAGCATATTAGGAGTATGGCTTATTATTAGTATTTTGCGTTCAGGACGTTTGAAATAA
- a CDS encoding mannose-1-phosphate guanylyltransferase: MVQSFIPVILAGGKGERFWPLSRRHHPKQFLSLDNSGDSLLQSTANRLLPIAKNWNNLWLVTTASIIKNVKKHLPHLVDSNILIEPEGKDTAPAVAWATLEIVKRYGNDVIIGFFPADHWIKNEEDFLITLDSAFQLASPGNAIVTLGVQPTYPSTGYGYIEQGKLINYIGNLPAYQVNRFMEKPSQKTAELLIANGKYSWNSGILIFRANIMLQELEKYTPQLLNSLRKKGKDAYKDFEKISIDYALMEKTQFTYILSANFGWDDLGDWNSLERLTDKTTINIEHCNHIGLDTTGSIIYASEKNELIATIGIENLVIVRDKNVTLIVDKNRTQDIKQILKQIANCPESQDFL, translated from the coding sequence ATGGTCCAATCTTTTATACCTGTAATTCTTGCTGGTGGAAAAGGCGAACGATTTTGGCCTCTTTCTCGCCGTCACCATCCCAAACAGTTCCTATCCTTAGACAACAGCGGAGATAGTCTATTACAGTCTACAGCTAATCGCTTGTTACCTATAGCTAAAAATTGGAACAATCTTTGGCTTGTTACTACTGCTTCCATCATCAAAAACGTTAAAAAACATCTACCACATCTAGTGGATTCTAATATACTAATTGAACCTGAGGGAAAAGATACTGCCCCTGCAGTCGCATGGGCAACGTTAGAAATTGTTAAACGATATGGAAATGATGTGATCATAGGATTTTTCCCTGCAGATCACTGGATAAAAAATGAAGAAGATTTTTTAATCACTTTAGATTCTGCTTTTCAATTAGCTTCTCCAGGGAATGCAATAGTGACATTAGGAGTTCAACCAACATATCCTTCTACAGGTTATGGATATATCGAACAGGGAAAACTGATTAACTACATTGGCAATCTTCCTGCATACCAGGTTAATCGTTTTATGGAAAAACCTAGTCAAAAAACTGCAGAATTACTAATTGCAAATGGTAAGTATAGTTGGAATAGTGGAATATTAATCTTTCGTGCAAATATCATGTTGCAAGAATTAGAAAAATATACTCCTCAGCTTTTAAATTCTTTGCGGAAGAAAGGTAAAGACGCTTACAAGGACTTCGAAAAGATCAGTATTGATTATGCTTTGATGGAAAAAACTCAATTCACCTATATATTAAGTGCTAATTTTGGCTGGGATGATTTAGGAGATTGGAATTCTTTAGAACGATTAACTGATAAAACAACTATCAATATAGAGCATTGTAATCATATAGGTCTCGACACAACAGGTTCTATTATCTATGCAAGTGAAAAAAATGAGTTAATTGCTACTATTGGTATAGAAAATTTAGTTATTGTTCGTGATAAAAATGTTACTCTTATAGTTGATAAAAATCGCACTCAAGATATTAAGCAAATACTAAAACAAATAGCTAACTGTCCTGAATCCCAAGATTTCTTATAA
- a CDS encoding cell division protein SepF: MILERLKRWSMAECFDDDSDYMEVNENSNLELKESDKKDISSENELHPWLKSKESRVNAKKNFQNHQDNVVSMPRINNIAEVVVVEPKSFDEMPKVIQVLREQKSVVLNLNSMESEEGQRAVDFVAGGTYAIEGYQERIGESIFLFTPNCFKVSNFADDMNNEVEVKNVLSSTSNSQ; encoded by the coding sequence ATGATTTTAGAAAGATTAAAACGTTGGTCTATGGCAGAATGTTTTGATGATGATTCCGACTATATGGAAGTTAATGAAAACTCTAATCTTGAGTTAAAAGAATCAGATAAAAAAGATATTTCCAGCGAAAATGAACTACATCCTTGGTTAAAATCAAAGGAATCTCGTGTTAACGCTAAAAAAAATTTTCAAAATCATCAAGACAATGTTGTTTCAATGCCTAGAATCAATAATATTGCCGAAGTGGTTGTAGTTGAACCTAAATCATTTGACGAAATGCCTAAAGTTATACAAGTTTTACGAGAGCAGAAATCTGTTGTTCTTAATTTGAACTCAATGGAGTCAGAAGAAGGACAAAGAGCAGTAGATTTTGTTGCAGGAGGAACATACGCTATCGAAGGATATCAAGAACGTATTGGTGAAAGTATTTTTCTATTCACGCCTAATTGTTTTAAGGTTAGCAATTTTGCTGATGATATGAATAATGAAGTAGAAGTTAAGAATGTTTTATCTTCTACTTCTAATTCCCAATAA
- the truB gene encoding tRNA pseudouridine(55) synthase TruB yields the protein MLGFIGLNKPSGLTSHDCINKLRKLLDIKKIGHGGTLDPTATGVLPIAVGKATRLLPFLPKNKAYNATIIFGLQTQTDDLEGEIIKVKSGINLVLQDIEPLLKKFLGNIKQIPPLYSAIQKNGKRLYFSARKGEKVDIPVRTVRIDMIKILNWSPGEFPALTINIQCGSGTYIRSLARDLGQALGIGGTLAKLVRTESCGILLPHTLTLERINKQLKYDKFSLIEPESLLKELPILNLSSADGIRWCQGQKVFTDILNVELFPKFVRINNEKEHFLGIGSYMYDGKNNFLKPKVVVRENL from the coding sequence ATGTTAGGATTTATTGGTTTAAACAAACCTTCGGGATTAACATCTCATGATTGTATTAATAAATTAAGAAAGCTATTAGATATTAAAAAAATAGGTCATGGAGGTACTCTTGACCCTACTGCTACAGGTGTATTGCCTATAGCAGTAGGTAAGGCAACACGTTTATTACCTTTTCTACCGAAAAACAAAGCTTACAACGCTACTATAATTTTTGGCTTACAGACACAAACAGACGACTTAGAAGGAGAAATTATTAAGGTAAAATCTGGAATTAATCTTGTTCTACAGGATATTGAGCCTTTGTTAAAAAAATTTTTGGGAAATATTAAACAAATTCCACCTTTATATAGCGCTATCCAAAAGAATGGTAAGCGTTTATACTTTTCTGCAAGGAAAGGAGAAAAAGTAGATATACCAGTAAGAACAGTTAGAATCGATATGATCAAAATACTAAATTGGAGTCCTGGTGAATTTCCAGCATTAACAATTAATATTCAATGTGGTTCAGGAACTTATATTAGGTCATTAGCTAGAGATTTAGGGCAGGCACTAGGTATTGGTGGAACTTTGGCTAAGCTCGTTAGAACAGAAAGTTGTGGCATTTTGTTACCACATACATTAACCTTGGAAAGAATCAATAAACAATTAAAATACGACAAATTTTCCTTAATTGAGCCAGAATCTTTATTAAAAGAACTTCCAATTTTGAACCTATCTTCAGCAGATGGTATACGTTGGTGTCAAGGACAAAAAGTGTTTACTGATATCTTGAATGTAGAATTATTTCCTAAGTTTGTCCGAATTAACAATGAGAAGGAACATTTCCTAGGAATAGGTAGTTATATGTATGATGGTAAAAATAATTTTCTTAAACCTAAAGTTGTTGTCAGAGAAAATTTGTAA
- a CDS encoding MBL fold metallo-hydrolase: protein MLFRQLFDKESSTYTYLVADPHTREAILVDPVFENVARDIKLIKELNLILKYCLETHIHADHITGTGKLRELTRCLGIIPKNEVIKCADRFIDDKETLLLGNTIIEAMYTPGHTDSHCSYLINQTLVLTGDALLIRGCGRTDFQSGDAGILYDSVTMKLFNLPDEILVYPGHDYQGFTVSTIGEERKNNPRFTGVERKEFINLMSKIKLSQPSKIKQAIPINKNCGNILFS from the coding sequence ATGCTTTTTCGTCAGTTATTTGATAAAGAATCATCAACGTATACCTATCTAGTAGCCGATCCCCATACAAGAGAAGCGATTTTAGTTGATCCAGTATTTGAGAACGTTGCAAGAGATATTAAACTTATTAAAGAATTAAATTTAATTTTAAAATACTGCTTAGAAACTCATATTCATGCTGATCATATAACAGGTACAGGAAAGTTGAGGGAATTAACTCGATGTCTAGGAATCATACCAAAAAATGAAGTTATTAAATGTGCAGATCGTTTCATTGATGATAAAGAAACTCTATTATTAGGTAATACAATAATTGAAGCTATGTATACTCCTGGACATACAGATAGCCATTGTTCATATTTAATAAATCAAACTTTAGTCCTGACTGGAGATGCTTTGTTAATTAGGGGATGTGGAAGGACAGATTTTCAAAGTGGTGATGCAGGAATTCTTTATGATTCTGTAACTATGAAGCTCTTCAATTTACCTGACGAAATCCTAGTGTATCCAGGACATGATTATCAAGGATTTACTGTATCAACTATTGGAGAGGAAAGAAAAAATAATCCTCGCTTTACAGGAGTAGAGCGTAAAGAATTTATCAATCTCATGAGTAAAATTAAGCTATCTCAACCTTCTAAAATAAAACAAGCAATTCCTATTAACAAAAATTGTGGGAATATATTATTTTCTTAG
- a CDS encoding tetratricopeptide repeat protein: MIHFFSINKICTLGSIVFIVSFNNCIFLYDLALSLPEPALDPLEIPLTDPLIPHIVRPLTILEQTRLRKNLNKLNQKAQKELNMGNVDLAFSVWYRELRLGRVLGRIEEINRLGEIGKVAWELARKEDVQIISKRISTLHEISEKESSISLNLLMVLANAYFQLNNLDNSIIIYKKILKYAQKKQITLVAEKSLQGLGKLYLAKFDFPNAARIYEKLLYRAQIKKNIHLEEFYLQILSSIYNASSQTNNSVQIKEKLVKSYFLTQKIHFIPSLKVDIGQDYQLLDQPEIASENYQEAYTLAWKLKLFRVAEEALIKLSFLYESYKQVDYALQIYQKLLQVEKISYNYYGLMKTYGIVGEIYMEKFQYELALSAFTEGLILARSLNHDQEYFLMQIKKVNKAISKEF; the protein is encoded by the coding sequence ATGATTCATTTTTTTTCTATAAATAAAATTTGTACTTTGGGAAGTATAGTTTTTATTGTTAGTTTCAATAATTGTATTTTTTTATATGACCTAGCATTATCTTTGCCAGAACCTGCATTAGATCCTCTAGAAATACCTTTAACAGATCCCTTGATTCCTCATATTGTTCGTCCATTAACAATTTTAGAGCAGACTCGATTAAGAAAAAATCTTAATAAATTAAATCAAAAAGCGCAAAAAGAGCTAAATATGGGTAATGTTGATCTTGCTTTTTCAGTCTGGTATAGAGAATTAAGGCTAGGAAGAGTATTAGGAAGAATTGAAGAAATTAATAGGTTGGGAGAAATAGGAAAAGTCGCATGGGAATTAGCTAGAAAAGAAGACGTACAAATCATTAGTAAACGGATCTCAACTTTACACGAGATCTCTGAAAAAGAGAGTTCTATAAGTTTAAATCTTTTAATGGTTCTGGCGAATGCATACTTTCAACTTAATAACTTAGATAATTCTATTATAATCTATAAAAAGATTTTAAAATATGCTCAAAAAAAACAAATTACATTAGTTGCAGAAAAATCATTACAAGGTTTAGGCAAATTATATTTGGCTAAATTTGATTTTCCTAATGCAGCAAGAATTTATGAGAAATTACTATATAGGGCACAAATTAAAAAAAATATTCACTTAGAAGAATTTTATCTACAAATATTATCTAGTATTTATAATGCATCTTCACAAACTAATAATTCTGTACAAATTAAGGAAAAACTAGTAAAAAGCTATTTTTTGACTCAAAAAATACACTTCATACCTTCACTTAAAGTTGATATTGGCCAAGATTATCAGCTTTTGGATCAGCCAGAAATAGCAAGTGAAAATTATCAAGAAGCTTATACCTTAGCCTGGAAATTAAAACTGTTTAGAGTTGCAGAAGAAGCATTAATAAAACTATCGTTTCTCTATGAGAGTTATAAGCAGGTTGACTACGCTTTACAAATTTATCAAAAGTTACTTCAGGTTGAAAAAATATCGTATAACTACTATGGATTAATGAAAACATATGGCATAGTAGGAGAAATCTATATGGAAAAATTTCAATATGAATTAGCTTTATCTGCTTTTACGGAAGGCTTGATCTTAGCCCGTTCTCTAAACCATGATCAAGAATACTTTTTAATGCAAATTAAAAAAGTTAATAAAGCAATAAGTAAAGAATTTTAA
- the lepB gene encoding signal peptidase I translates to MTQSSKKNKSSQTSKNNPWIELIQTVITAVILSFGIRTFLAEARYIPSSSMRPTLEVNDRLIVEKISYRFREPIRGDVIVFNPTESLEAENFKDAFIKRIIGLPGETVEVKAGKVYVDGEKISEEYIFEAPNYNYGPSRIPENEYLVLGDNRNNSYDSHYWGFVPKNKIVGKAFVRFWPFDRLGSLYEQPIYLK, encoded by the coding sequence ATGACTCAAAGTTCAAAAAAAAATAAAAGTTCTCAGACTTCTAAGAATAATCCTTGGATAGAATTGATTCAAACTGTTATCACTGCAGTTATTCTTTCTTTCGGTATCCGAACATTTCTTGCTGAAGCTCGTTATATTCCTTCTTCTTCTATGAGACCGACTTTAGAAGTTAATGATCGTTTGATTGTCGAAAAAATAAGCTATCGCTTCAGAGAGCCAATTCGAGGAGATGTAATAGTTTTTAATCCAACGGAATCACTTGAAGCAGAAAATTTCAAAGATGCATTTATTAAACGAATTATAGGACTTCCTGGAGAAACGGTTGAAGTAAAAGCAGGAAAGGTATATGTAGATGGCGAGAAAATATCTGAAGAGTATATTTTTGAAGCTCCTAATTATAATTATGGACCTAGTAGAATACCGGAAAACGAATATCTTGTCCTTGGAGATAATAGAAATAATAGCTATGATTCCCACTACTGGGGCTTTGTCCCTAAAAATAAGATTGTTGGTAAAGCTTTTGTTCGTTTTTGGCCTTTTGACAGATTAGGCTCTTTATATGAACAGCCAATCTATTTAAAATAA
- a CDS encoding GIY-YIG nuclease family protein: MATKNKIPSLQSLNYSSYLNNDGLIDETLCKKIGVYAIFNKDKHIQFIGYSRDIYLSLKQHLVRQPDNCYWLKFEIIDHPNRSILEEIKMDWISQYENCILKNREYEAFWTQPIDAKIQMTEEDRTIYANSDEISQVKLLKKIARQVQNNIEKCLLNRGSNVEIRFNPKLKEKGLLDLK, translated from the coding sequence ATGGCCACCAAAAATAAGATACCAAGTTTACAATCATTAAATTATTCTTCATATCTCAACAATGATGGACTAATAGATGAGACATTATGTAAAAAAATAGGAGTTTATGCAATCTTTAATAAAGATAAACATATCCAATTTATAGGCTATTCTCGTGATATTTATTTAAGCTTAAAACAACACTTAGTTCGTCAACCAGATAATTGTTATTGGCTAAAATTCGAAATAATAGACCATCCCAATCGCAGTATTCTAGAAGAAATTAAAATGGATTGGATTAGTCAATATGAAAACTGCATCCTTAAAAATAGAGAATACGAAGCATTCTGGACTCAGCCTATTGATGCAAAAATACAAATGACAGAAGAAGATCGAACAATCTATGCTAACAGTGACGAAATATCTCAAGTAAAACTTTTAAAGAAAATTGCTAGACAAGTTCAAAATAATATTGAAAAATGTCTTTTGAACCGTGGTAGTAATGTTGAAATTAGATTTAATCCTAAATTAAAAGAAAAAGGCTTATTAGATTTAAAGTAA
- the alr gene encoding alanine racemase, which yields MPYQELTQKIVTLDLYSYYFSKITCQRAWMQIDLDALVYNVTQIKNLLSTQTSLMAVVKADGYGHGGVAIAKTVLKAGANALAVATLMEGIELREAGIDSPILVLGVTNTPEEVVANIHWNLEATLCCPEQAFMISRTLSQYKKTLSVHLKLDTGMSRLGTPWYQGTRLIKLVQRLPYLTLAGIYSHLAASDDPNTESIELQHQRFETVISNLKDYNKPCLHFANSAATLNYPQLHYSLVRVGLALYGLYPSPHLRSRVSLRPILQVKAKITQIKTISQGTKVSYGHQFTSKHSMIIAIVSIGYADGVPRNLSNRLQVLIHGQRAYQIGAITMDQLILDISHLKNIKVGDIVTLIGKDGEQEITADDWASELGTISWEILCGFKRRLPRVNIQNIFNKD from the coding sequence GTGCCATATCAAGAATTGACTCAAAAAATTGTAACTCTGGATCTTTATAGTTATTACTTTTCTAAAATTACTTGTCAAAGGGCATGGATGCAAATAGACCTTGATGCTTTAGTTTATAATGTAACTCAAATCAAGAATTTATTATCTACTCAAACTTCATTGATGGCAGTTGTAAAAGCTGATGGTTATGGTCACGGAGGAGTTGCCATTGCTAAAACAGTACTCAAAGCAGGGGCGAATGCTTTGGCAGTAGCTACATTAATGGAGGGGATAGAATTACGTGAAGCAGGTATTGATTCGCCAATATTAGTATTAGGGGTAACGAATACACCCGAAGAAGTAGTTGCTAACATTCATTGGAATTTAGAAGCTACACTTTGCTGTCCAGAACAAGCTTTTATGATTTCCAGAACTTTATCCCAATACAAAAAAACATTATCTGTCCATCTTAAACTAGACACAGGAATGTCTCGTCTAGGTACTCCCTGGTATCAAGGAACTAGATTAATTAAACTAGTACAAAGACTACCATACTTAACATTAGCGGGTATTTATTCTCACCTTGCTGCATCTGATGACCCTAATACTGAAAGTATAGAATTACAGCATCAACGTTTTGAAACGGTAATTTCTAATTTAAAAGACTACAATAAACCTTGTTTACATTTCGCTAATTCTGCGGCTACGCTTAACTATCCTCAACTACATTATAGCTTGGTAAGAGTAGGATTAGCTCTATATGGTCTCTATCCATCTCCTCATTTACGTTCTCGAGTTTCTCTGAGGCCTATATTACAAGTTAAAGCAAAGATTACTCAAATTAAAACTATTTCTCAAGGAACAAAGGTTAGTTACGGTCACCAATTTACTAGTAAACACTCAATGATAATAGCAATAGTCAGTATTGGCTATGCTGATGGTGTCCCTCGAAATTTATCTAATCGACTTCAAGTATTAATCCATGGCCAGAGAGCATATCAAATTGGAGCTATTACTATGGATCAGTTAATATTAGATATAAGTCACCTAAAAAATATAAAAGTTGGAGATATAGTAACATTAATTGGGAAAGACGGAGAACAAGAAATTACAGCTGATGACTGGGCCTCGGAATTGGGAACTATTTCTTGGGAAATTCTTTGTGGCTTTAAACGTCGATTACCTAGAGTTAATATTCAAAATATTTTTAACAAAGATTAA